From the Theropithecus gelada isolate Dixy chromosome 16, Tgel_1.0, whole genome shotgun sequence genome, the window CTCCCAAAGCAAGGCCCGAGCTTCAAGAAGCCACCCCCGCTCTAAGTGACTGAGCAAGGAGACCCACGAGGACCCCTCAGCCTGCCTCTGCTCCTGGCAGGGTTGGGAGGCGGGACAGACATGGACAGACAGGCGAGGAACAGTTTCTGCATATTACGGGCAGTTCTTTATTACATGAGCTCAGGCTGTCTGCACAAAGCTCTGGGAGCTAGGCAGTCAGCTCTCATTTcatggatggggaaactgagactcagagaggcacTCTTATATCTGGCCCCAGAGGCTTGGTACAGAGACGTAGAGAGGGAGGTGGGCTGAGCCCCCATCCTGCCCTGGTAGAGGCCAGGATTAGGGCAGACCCCTGGCGAGGGCTGCGAAGGGGGGAGCCCTGTCCTTATTTGAGGCCACACATCCATCCACAGCTAGACCCCTAAGTCAGGCCTCCGGGGCGGCTGAGGCCCCCAGACAAAGGTGTTCGTGGAGGGCAGAACAGGGAGGATCAGGAGCTGGAGACTGTGGTTGggcctcctcttctccccctAGCTTGCTGGGTGCGGGGCTGTCGGTCTCATCCTCAGGGGATTCGGCTTTACCCCGATACCATAGGCCAAAGCTGGAAAGAGACAGCCGGAAGTACTTTCAGCCAGGAAGCCAGAGAGGTCAAGGATATGGATGAGGGCAGGGGGTGGTGAGAAAAGGGGAGAGGGGGAAGAAAGGGCAGCCTGAGGGAGTGGGAAGGTGATGGGGGCCTGGGCCAGAGAAGCAGGAGGGGAGGATGTGCTTAGAGCCAAGGACAGCAGGGTGACAGGCAGAGAAGCAGGAAAGGGGATCCTGAGAAGAACCATCCAgggcccttcctccctccccacattcttgtccttccccttcccccaacaTACAAACTCTGTATTTTGGACTCCGGGGGTGGGGGATGGTCTCCCTTATCATCGGAGTGCAGGAGCCATGAGCCATCCTCATCGTCActgagacagaggagagaggagacGTGAGGGCCATTGATCAAGGCCCTGAGGGACAACAGGAATCCAGCAGGGGGGGATGGAGGGACTGCGGGGCCCCCGGGGCTGGAGAGAAGGCAACCCTGGGGAGATGCAGCATGTTGgggctttaatttttattttttatttttagacagagtctcactctgtcacaggctggagtacagtggcgcgatctcagctccctgcaacctctgcctcccaggttcaagtgattctcctgcctcagcctcctgagtagctgggattacaggcacctgccaccacgcccggctaatttttgtatttttagtagagacaaggtttcaccatgttgtccaggctggtctcaaattcctgacctcaggtgatctgcctacctcagcctctcaaagtgctgggattacatgcgtgagccaccacgcccggccgaggcTTTATTTTATAGCTTGACACACAGCAGGCCCTGACACAGCCGCGGCTACCGTTTCACCCTCGTAAGAACAAACAGACCCAGCCAAGGCAGGAACCTGAAGAATGAATGTGGAGAGGTAGCATTGGCAGAATGGACGGCAGGAAAGGTAAGGGGAATGGTGAAATCCAGGGAGAAGAGCCCAGGCCGGACAGTGGCCACGGGACACAACCAGACCAGGTCAGCAGGTCCTAGAAGCGGCCAGGCTAGGGAGGCTCAAGGGGTGACCAGGTTGGGGTGATAGCCTCAGTCTGAGACAATGGACTCAGAGGGTGCCCAGGCTGAGTCATCAGGCTCAGCAGAATGAGGGAGGGAGGCCTGGCTCAGTGGGAATGCAGGCAGGGACCTACCTgctctctgcttcctctggtgTCCCTAACATCTTGGCCTTGATTTTCTTCCGCTGCTTCCGGACAGCCACCTTCATGGCCTCAAGCAGAAGGCCGGGGACCCGGTGGTCTGTGAGCAGCTCCCTACAGAAGAGGGCAGGAAGGGAGAAAGCTGTGGGGATGCCAGCCATGGGGATGCCAGCCGTAGGCCTCACTCTTGGTACCTGTGCATGCGGCTCCTCCCTGAACACCTGAAGCGCTCTGCCTTGCTGACACCCTCAGACCTGAGCTTAGGTGGCCCCATGGCCCCTCTAGGAGAGTTTCCCTGGCTGCTGCAGCTGCGACCCTTTGCACTGTCCCTCTCCCCTGTCTGGATGATATTGcagagggcaggggctgtgcAATTCATGTCCTCCCAGTTCCCAGCGCAGGCCTGGCACATGTCACTGTGGACATGTCAATGACTGGAGAATGAAGTGGGGTGATCGGAGGCCCCCGGCTTCCCAGCGCTCTCACCGCTGGAAGTAGGCCAGCTCCTCCTTGAGCAGGAACACTTTGGCTTTGAGTTCATTCCGCTCCTGAAGGATCTGCTCAAACTCCTCCCGACTGAAGCACTGCCCTGCCTCCGAGGGGCGCCCCAGCTGCTGCGCAGCCTCCGCCTTTGGAAGGACAGGCATGGTCAGAGGGTCGCCTCCGCTGGCATTCCCTCCCCCGCCTCCAGGGCCATTATGGGAATGCTAGAGGAAGTGACGGGCAGGGAGACTTGGGGGACAAGGGTGCCCCAACAGATAACAGAGCAGTGCTCCTGCTGAGAGCAGGGGCCGAGGCCGGCCGGGGGCGCAGATCTGTCTGCCACCTCCCCGCTTCCTGGCGGACCTGCTGTGCAGCATGCAAACCTTGCCCGAGCGCCCACCGAGCGCTGGACGCTGAGTCCTGGGCTGGGTCCTTGCCCTCATGCGGCACTCACCGGGTCCTCAGATGCGCCTGCGCCGGCGGTCATCCATTCGGGCTCCTGCACGTGCTGGTGCCCGGGAGCCCCGGCCTGGCCCCACGCTCGCTCTTTAGCCGGCGGGGTCGCGGCTTCGCCAAGCTGCTGGCGCTCCCTCTCGCGGTCCTGCGCGGCGCGCAGCTGGATCTGCACGGCCGCCAGCTTGTGCCGCAGCTCAGCATTCACCAGCAGGAGGCGCTGCAGCTGCTCCTGCAACTGAGAGCGGAGCAAACGGTGGGGTGGGCGGGGCACCGAGGGCCTGCGGAGCCCCGCCCCGTGCCTGCCTCGCTCCGCCCCCCGCTCCGCCCCCGGAGCCCCCGCCCCGCCCACGTCTTGCCCTCACCGCCTCGGTCTCCTGGCCTCGCTGCCGCAGGTCGCGGTTGTGCGCACGGAGTTCGTCCCGCTGTCGGTCCGTCACCTCCTTGAGCTGCCGCAGCAGCGCGCGCTCCTCTGAGGAAGG encodes:
- the RILP gene encoding rab-interacting lysosomal protein → MEPRRAVAPGWGSRETAELVYHLAGALGTELQELARRFGPEAAAGLVPLVVRALELLEQAAVGPAPDSLQVSAQQAEQELRRLREENERLRRELRAGPQEERALLRQLKEVTDRQRDELRAHNRDLRQRGQETEALQEQLQRLLLVNAELRHKLAAVQIQLRAAQDRERERQQLGEAATPPAKERAWGQAGAPGHQHVQEPEWMTAGAGASEDPAEAAQQLGRPSEAGQCFSREEFEQILQERNELKAKVFLLKEELAYFQRELLTDHRVPGLLLEAMKVAVRKQRKKIKAKMLGTPEEAESSDDEDGSWLLHSDDKGDHPPPPESKIQSFFGLWYRGKAESPEDETDSPAPSKLGGEEEAQPQSPAPDPPCSALHEHLCLGASAAPEA